CGAGATCGGACAGGAACACACCGTATGCGCAGGGCCGGACGTACGCACCGGGCTCAGGGGCCGCAGGCAATGGACCTTCGGACGGGTACGCGCGGTCAGTCGGGTCGCCGAACGGCCCGAGCGGCGGGTGTGCCTCAGACCGGCCCTGCCACGGTGGGGTTGACCTCGAGTGCGCTCGAAGACGCAGGCTGGTGCCGCGTCCATCCGCTCGGGCGCACGAGAGGAGTTTCCATGCGGTACCGCACGATCGGCACGGACCCGCGTACCCGCCGCGAGGTCAGCGTGCTCAGCCTCGGCGCGATGCTCTTCGGCACGAAGACCGACGAGGCCACCTCCTACGCGATCCTGGACCGCTTCGTCGAGGCGGGCGGCACCTTCATCGACACGTCGGACAACTACGCGTTCTGGATGAACGGCGGGCAGGGCGGGGAGAGCGAGGAACTGCTGGGCCGGTGGCGGCGCAGCCGGGGCATCGGCGACGAGATCGTCATCGCCACGAAGCTCGGCGCGCGGCCGCTGGCACCGGGCACCAGCTACCTCGACAACCCGGAAGGGCTGTCGGCCGCGGTGATCCGGGAGTCCGCCGAGCGCAGCCGGCAGCGCCTCGGGGTGGGCAAGCTGGACCTGCTCTACGCCCACATCGAGGATCACCGGGTGCCGGTCCGGGAGACCGTGGAGGGCTTCGCCGAACTGGTCGCCGAGGGCACGGTCGGGCTGCTCGGCGCGAGCAACCACCGCACGTGGCGGGTGGAGCGGGCTCGCGCGCTGGCCGCCGCGGCCGGTCTGCCCGGGTACGAGGTGCTCCAGTACCACCGCAGCTACCTGCCGCGTCGCCTGGACGGGCCGACCGACCTCGACGCCGACGGCGACGTGGGCGCCGTCGGCGGCGAGCTGATCGGCTACCTGCGGGCCGAGCCCGGCCTGACCCTGGTGTCGTACGGGTCGCTGCTGTGGGGTGCCTACAGCCGGGCGGACCGGCCGCTGGGCCCGGAGTACGACCTGCCGAGCGCGCCGGTCCGGCTGGCCGCGCTGCGGGAGGTGGCGCAACAGACCGGCGCGACGGTGAACCAGGTGGTGCTGTCCTGGCTGATCGACGGCGATGTGCCCACCATCCCGCTGGTGGGAGCCTCCTCCGTGGCCCAGCTGGAGGAGAGTCTCGCCGCCGTCGACCTGAAGCTGACGCCCGAGCAACGGCACCGGCTCGACACCGCCTGGTAACGGGGGTTGGCAGCGGCCCGAGGCCACTGCCGGCGGGTGGCGCGCGGGCCAGTGCCGCGGGGTCGGAACAGCCGCCGCTAGATCTGATCTAGCGGCGGCTGCTCGTCGTCTCGCGCCTGTGGGATGAGCCGGTGGGATGAGCCGGCCACCACCGCCGGCCGCCGTCGTTGTAGCAGGCGGAGGCCACGGGAGAGACTATTTCTGTCGTACCCGTGGAGTGTGCTGGGGTGGCGGGTCGCGGAAGGTGACGCGCGACCGGCTCGCAGGTGTGACGAGCGGAAGGAAGTTTCAAGATCATGAGTAGAAGCACCGGCCTCGCCATCGAGGCCGAGGGCCTGACCCGGTCCTTCGGTGAGACCCGGGCGCTCGCCGGCATCGACCTACAGGTCCCCGCCGGCGCGGTGTACGGGCTGCTCGGCCCGAACGGTGCCGGCAAGACCACGGCCGTGCGCGTCCTGGCCACGCTGCTGCGTCCGGACGGTGGGCGGGCGCGGGTGTTCGGCCACGACGTGGTCGCCGAAGCCGACGCCGTCCGCGCACGGGTCAGCCTCACCGGGCAGTACGCCTCGGTCGATGAGGACCTGACCGGCTCGGAGAACCTCATCCTGCTGGGCAGGTTGCTCGGGCTGCGCAGGCCCGCCGCCCAGCAGCGGGCGGAGCAGCTGCTGGGCGCGTTCGGGCTGACCGACGCGGCCGGGCGGCAGGTCAAGAAATACTCGGGTGGCATGCGGCGGCGGATCGACATCGCGGCGAGCATCCTCAACACGCCCGACCTGCTGTTCCTCGACGAGCCGACGACCGGGCTGGATCCACGCAGCCGCAACCAGGTGTGGGAGATCATCCGGGCGGTGGTGGCCCACGGCACGACCGTGCTGCTGACCACACAATATCTGGACGAGGCCGACCGACTGGCCAGCCGGATCGCGGTGGTCGACCACGGCCGGGTGATCGCGGAGGGCACCCCGGGCGAGTTGAAGTCGTCGGTCGGCTCCGGCACGGTCCACCTGCGGTTGCGGGATCCGGCCCAGCGGCCCGAGGCCGAGCGGGTGCTGCACGCGGTGCTGGACGTGCCGGTGCAGCTGGAGGCCGACCCGGTGGCGATGACCGCCCGGGTCGGCGGCGACGGCAGCGACCTGGACGCCAGCGCGGGAGCCGCCCGTGCCCTGGGCGAGCTGTCCCGCGCCGGGATCGTGGTGGACGACTTCTCCCTCGGCCAGCCGAGCCTGGACGAGGTCTTCCTGGCCCTGACCGACCACCCCGCGGTGCCCGCCGAGGACGAGCGGGACGACGAGCTGGAGGTAGCCCGATGAGTAGCGACACCGCCACCTCGACCGGCCGGGCGCCGACCGTCTACGTGCCCTCGACCGAGGCGTTGGGTACGGTCCTCGCGCCCGGCGCACGACCGCCGCGGCCGAGCCCGCTGTCGGCCTCGCTCACCTTCAGCTGGCGCGCCCTGCTGAAGATCAAGCATGTGCCGGAGCAGCTGTTCGACGTGACCGCGTTCCCGATCATCATGGTGCTGATGTTCACGTACCTGTTCGGCGGCGCGCTCGCCGACAGCCCACGTGACTACCTGCAGTTCTTCCTGCCGGGCATCATGGTGACCAGCGTCGTGATGATCACCATGTACACGGGCGTCGGGCTGAACACCGACATCGAGAAGGGCGTCTTCGACCGGTTCCGTACGCTGCCGGTGTGGCGGCCGGCGGCCCTGGTCGGCATGATCGTCGGGGACGTGCTGCGCTACGTGCTCGCGGCAGTGGTGATCCTGACCGTCGGGCTGGTGCTCGGCTTCCGTCCCGACGGCGGCGTCATCGGTGTCCTCGCCGGGATCGGCCTGCTGGTGGTCTTCTCCTTCGCGTTCTCCTGGGTCTGGACGTTCTTCGGCCTGGTCCTGCGCAGCGAGAAGTCCGTGATGGGGGTCAGCATGATGGTGCTGTTCCCGCTGACCTTCCTGAGCAACGTCTTCGTCGACCCGAGCACCATGCCCGGTTGGCTCCAGGCCTTCGTCAAGGCGAACCCGATCACGCACCTGGTGTCGTCGGTCCGCGCGGCGATGGCCGGCACCACCGACGCCTCGGCCATGATGTGGATGCTCCTCTGGAGCGCCGCCTTCATAGTGATCTTCGGCACCCTGACCATGTACCGCTACAACCGCCGCTGACCACCGACAACCGCTGTTGATCATGAGGTTAGCGGCATCCGTGAAGATCGAACTCGCCGCTAACCTCATGATCGCCATGATCTCCACAACTTCACCGATGTTGCTGCCTCGTCAGCGCTGGAGGCAGCAACATCCCTGAAACTGCGCGGATCTTGCAGGCCGAGGGCGGGAGGACCCAGCCGGTCTCGCGGCGGCCGAGGTGCACGCCGACAGTGGGGTTCGTCCTTGTCTCTCCGCTACGCACGCCGGCAGTTAGAGGAGCCAGGGGTGGGGGTTCTGGGGGAGGTAGCGGCAGGAGACGCCGGTCGAGACGGTGTCGCGCAGGTGGGCGGCGAGCGGCGGATGTCGCTCGTCCAGGCGGCGCAACGTGTCGCGGATGCGTGCCGTGACCGTCTTGCGGGCCCGCTCCGCCTCGTCGCCGAGCCGCCGGGTGCGCCCGGCCAGCCCGGCAGCCGTGCGCAACTGGTCGATCAGCGCCTGCCGCTCGGCGTCCAGCGCGGCCATCTTCACCTGGTCGCCGCGCCCGGCCGCCCGGTCGATCTCGTCGTCGAGCTGCTCCAGACGACGCCGGTAGCGGCTCTTCGCCTCGTCGTCGAGCACCTGGTCACCGCCCATCCGGCGGGCAGCGACGAGTTCCGGCCCCGCGGCCGGGTCGAGCAGCTCGACCGCGGGCACGTCGATACCCGGGCGGCCGAGCAGCAGGCGCAGGTCGTGCAGCCCCTTGGCGTCGGGCAGATGGGTGGTGGTGCCGTCGTACGTGAGCCGCCAGACCGCTCCATCGCGGCGGAACTCGTACACCCGGCCCGACCCATCGCCGTCGCCGGCCGACCCTGCCCGCACTGATCCTGCCCGCACTGACCCGGCCAGCATGGACTCCGCCGGCGCCGACCCGGCCGGCGTCGGCCCTCCCGGAACCCCGTCCGCTCTCCCGCCACCCGGCACCGCACCGCCGGACATCGCACCATCCGATGCCCCGTCACCGGGCACCGCACCACCCGACGCACCACCGCCGGGCGTCGCCGCACCGCCACCCGACGTACCGCCGCCGGGCGCCGACGCACCGCCACCGCTCGTCGCGTCGGCTAGTCGGGTGAGCAGTTGCGGCATGCCGAGGTCGCGGGCCTCCGGCTCGGCGGCGGCACGCAGGGCGGCGGCGCTCGCCGCGTCGCCCGGGCCACCCCGGCCGGTCAGGGCATCGGCGAGCGCCACCCGGGCGATCAGCGACCAGGGGCGGGCGCCCATCCGGTCGGCGTTGGCGCGGGCGGCGGAAAAACCGGCGACCGCGTCGTCCCACCGCTGTTCGGCGGCGTCGATCACGGCCAACCAGTGGTCGACCGGGCCGCTGACGTCGCAGCCGAACAGCGACACCAGCCACTGGCCACGGTACGGCCGCAGGGCCTGCCGGGCCTCGGCGCAGCGACTCGGGTCGGCGACGGTGGCCTGGGCGCGCAGCCGCAGCCACAGCGGGGAGATCGAGCCGCCGCGCCCGGTCCCGCTGGCTTCGAGTCGTGCGGTGATGCGGGCCGCGCTCCGGTGGTCGCCGCGCTCGGCGGCGGTGATCGCCCGGAGCAGTTCCAGGTGCGGGTAGTCACCGCCGGCGAGCCCGTCGAGCAGGGCGTCGATCTCGTCGAAGCGGCCCCGCAGCAGCAGCAACGACCAGCGCAGGTGGTGGCCGAGGAAGGCGTGGTCGGCGTGCTCCCATTCGGCGAGGTCGCCCAGCTCGGCGTAGCTGGCCTCGGCGCCGGCGAAGTCGCCCCGGAAGGCGCTGGTGATACCGCCGTCGATGGCGGTGGCCATCCGGTGCCGGGGCCTCTCGGTCTGCCGGCCCTCGGTCACGAAGGCGGTGAGTTCGTCCAGGTAGCGGGGATCACCGAGCTCCAGCAGGGCCACCCAGCGCAGGGAGGTGGACCAGAGTTCGGTCTCCCGGTCGCCGGTGCGGCGGGCGAGGTCGCGGATCTCCCTGGTCAGGGCGGCTCGGTCGGCGGCGGTGCCCAACCCCCAGATGGCGTCGTGGCGGGCCCAGAGGGCGAAGGTCAGCGCCTCGTCGTCGTCAATCCGTCGGGCCAGTGCCTCGGTGGCGGCGATCAGGCCGGCTTCGAGGGTGCTGACCGGGGCGATGTCGTCGGGCTCACCGATGAGCCGCCGGTACGCCTCCCGCACCAGCGCGTCCGTGTCGACGGCCAGCGCCGCGTTGATCTGACAGTGGCGGTGCACGCGGAGGGCGAACCGGGCCAGCAGCGCCGGATCGTCGATCGTCAGGGCCAGCGCGGCGGTGTCGGCGAGCAGTCGCCGCGCTTCCTCACCGTCACCGCCGTGGGACAGCCGGTCGGCCAGATCCATCATGATCTTCACCCGTTGGGTATCGTCCCGCACCACCGCCAGCGCCCGGCGCAGGTGCACGGTGGACTCCTCCAGCGCCAGCCGGCAGCTGGCGTCCCGGGCGGCGGTGACCAGCAGCTCGGTGGAACGGGCCGCGTCGAGGTGCGCGCCGGCGAGCCAGGCGTGGCGGGCCAGGTCGGCCGGGATCAGCAACCGGTCCAGCGCGACGTGCTCGTCGACGGCACGGACCACGGCGGCATGCCGGGCCTTGCGGTCGTCGTCGGCCAGACCGTCGTAGAGCGTCTCGCGGACCAGATCGTGGGCGAAGGAGTACCGACCGCCGCCCACGGCGAGCAGCAGTCGCGCGGTGACCGCGACGTCGAGCAGTTCACCGACCCGCGCCGGCGGCAGACCGGCGCTGGCCGCGAGAACCTCGCCGTGGAACTCCCCGCCCAGCACGGCGGCCACGGTGAGCGCGTCCACCACCACGGCGGGCAGGTGATCCAGCCGGCGCCGCACCACCTCCCGTACGCCGGGCGGGATGGCGGTCAGCGTGCCGTCGGCGTGCCACAGCCGGGCGGTCTGCTCGACGAAGAACGGGTTGCCGCCGGTGCGCCGGTGCACGTCGTCGACGCAGTCGGGGTCGGGCATCCGGCCGGCGGTACGGGTCATCAGCGCGCCAACCTCGTCGCGGGCCAGGCCGGTGAGGCTGATCGTGGTGGCCTTGGCCACCAGCGACATCAGCAACGGGCGCAGCGGATGGTCACCGGCCTCCACCTCCGCGTCCCGGTACGTGCCGACGAGCAGCAGGCGCTCGAACCAGGTGTGCTGTGCCGCGAACTGGAGCAGCCGCACCGACGCCGCGTCGGCCCAGTGCAGGTCGTCGAGGATCACCATGACCGGCCGGTGCTGGGAGACGGTGACCAGGGCGGTGGTGACCGCGTCGTAGAGGGCGAACGCCTCCTGCTCCGCGGCGTCACCCTCGCCGTGCAGGACAGCCGAGGTAAACATGCCATCGCCGGCCGGAGTCAACCCACCGGCGCCGGCCACCATCAGCCTCCCGCCGCCGGCCGGCGTGGGCGTTTCGCCGCCGGGCACCGCAGCGGGCCCCAGGACTCCCGGGCCCGCCGGGATGGGCGGGCCGCCGCCGGGCGCCGCGGCGGACCTCAGGATTCCCGGGCCGGAGGTTGCCCCGGAAGGGTACGTGTCACCGAGCAGCAGGGCGAGCGCCGGCTCGGCGGACTCCCGGGCCACCGCCCAGTCGCCGGACGACCGTCGCAGCCCGCGCAGCACCTGGGTCCAGGGCCAGTAGCCGGGCGCGCTCGCCGAGTCCCAACAGGCGGCGCCGAGCACCAGCGCGCCCTGCCGGCGGGCCTCGTCGGCGGCGTCGGTCACCAGGGTTGTCTTGCCGATGCCGGGCTCGCCGGCCACCAGGACGAGGCCGCCGTGGCTGCCCGCGGCCCGGTCCACCTCGGCGCGCAGCAGGCCGGCGGGGTGGTCCCGCCCGATCATGACTCCGCCGGACCGCGCCTTCATGGCAACCGACGGTAGCCGACGCCACCGACACGGCGAGGGCCCCGGCCTCGTGGATGGGCCCCGGCTCGTGGCTCGGCGGGGCGCTGACCAGCGGCGACGGAATGCAGGATGAATGGACTCACGCCGTCGTCTATCACCGGGATTCATGTCGGCGTCCCGATAGAACGGCGATTCAGATGATCTGTTGCCGTCTATAGCGTGGAGTGTGCGCAGGCCGTCAGAGAAAGGCGGACCATGAAATCCCTATCTGCTTCGTTGTCCCGGCGCGGGCTGCTCGCCGGCACCGCGGTCGCCTCGGCCGCCGCCGTCACCGCAACCGTCGCCACCTCACCCGCCGTCGCGGCCAGCCCGGTCCGCGCGGCACCACCGGCGGTCACCCGCGACGGGATCGCCACCGCACGACTGGCCGCCCCGGCGGCCCTCCAACCCGACCTGCACGAGCGGCTGGGCGCCTGGCTGGCCTTCTGGTCGGCGAACTCGCCGCGTGGTTGGAGCGTCCCCACCGAGGTGGCCGGCGAAGCCGACCCCGCCGGGGACGCGTTCACCCTGCACGCCGTCTGGGTCGTGGTGGACGATCGGCCGTTCGACGCCTTCGTCGCCGGTCGGGCCGACCTCGCCCACCTGGGCACCCTGGCCAGCCTGCACCACCACTTCGGGCAGGTCACCGCCGACGCCGGTGGTGGGCTGCGGGTGGTCGACAGTGAGCCCGGGTTCACCGGTACGCCCGAGCAGGTGGCCTTCGCGGTCGCGGCCTGCCGCCAGCTGTGGGGCGTGCGTACCGCCGGTGTCGCGACGTGGCGGCACCAGGTCGGCTCCCTCGACGCGGCCTCCCGCTCCGGCTGGGCGGCCTTCACCAGGGCGGCCCTGCGGCGCGGGCTGCGGACCGACACGTACTGACGAACCGGAGGAAACAGCATGGCACGCCACGAGTTCCGCTTCGTGGTCGACGGCGTCGACCTCACACCCGACCAGCAGAGTCAGATCGCCGGTGAGATCCAGAAGGCCGGCCTGGCCGCGCTCTCGGTCGCCGGCACCAAGCTCACCAACCCGCTCGCCCTCGGCCACGCCAACCTGCGGCTGCGGCCCGAGTGGTACGGCCTGTGGGTGATCGACGGTCCGTTCGCCCAGGACCTCGGCCAGAAGATCAATGACATCGGCTTCTGGTTGCAGAAGTGACCCCAACGTCAGACCGGCCGGTCCCGCCGGAGCGGATGTGCCCGAGTACGCCCGCGGACAACGCCACGGTCTTCCTCGGCATGATCACTCCGGCGGGTCGGGTCGCCTATGTCACCCCGGCGATGCCCGCCGAGGTGGCCGTCACCGCGGCGGCGGAGGCCGACGCCCCGGTGGAGGCGAGGTACCGCCTCGCCGGTCCCTGCGTCACCAGCCGGTGCGGCTTCTGGACCGGCGAGCACTGCGGGCTGGGCGAACGCCTCGCCGCCTCGTACGCGGAGATCGCCGGTGAACCGGAGGCGGACCTGCCGCGCTGCGCCATCCGGCGGACCTGCCGCTGGTTCGCCGAGCAGGGTTCCGCCGCCTGCGCCGCCTGCGCCCACGTGGTCACCGACGCCCGCTGACCGCCCACTCCCCCGCCCCCCACGACATGCCGCAACTCGGGCCATCTCGCGAGCGCGAACGCCCGACATGCCGCACGTCGCTGCCGGAGCCAGTCCGCCGGCGGACCGATCCGCCGGCGGAGGGCTCAGTGCACGACGACGGGGGTGCTGGGTTGGTCGCCGGGCTGGTCGTCGAGCAGGTGTGACCGCTCCCGCCGCCTGGGCAGGAACGCGGCCGGGATGAACGTCGCCGCCACCAGCGCGAAGGCCACCCAGAAGGTCGTGGCGAAGGAGTTGGCGGCGAAGTCGAGACCACGCTCGATGATCGAGGGGTCGGGAAGCTGCTGCGCCAGTTCCGGCCGCTGCTGGGCGGCGATCGCCAGGCCGGCCTCGGTGACCGGCTCGCCGTTCGGGCCGGCCAGGCCGGGGATCGGCCGGGAGCCGTTCAGCTCGTTGGTGAGGATCACCGACATCACGGCGGCACCAACGGAACCACCGATCTGCTGGAGGATGTTCACCAGCGTGGAGCCTCGGGCCACCTCGTGCCCGGTCAGCGTCTTCAGCGCCGACGTCATGATCGGCATCATCGTGCCGCCCATGCCCAGGCCCATGACGAACAGCGAGCCGCAGAGCAGCACGTACGAGGTGTCCGCGTCGAGTTGGGTGAAGGTGAAGAACCCGGCGACGATGAGCGCCAGCGCGAACGGCACCGTCCGGCCTACCGGCACCTTGTCGGCGAGCATGCCGGCGATCGGCATGGTGACCATGGCGCCGATGCCCTGCGGCGCCATCAGCAGGCCGGCGTGCAGCGTCGACTCACCGCGCACCTGCAGGAAGTAGCTCGGGAACAGCAGCCCGGCGCCCATGAACGCGATGATGAAGACGAACAGGGTCACCGCCGCGATGGTCAGCCGGCGGTTGCGGAACAGCCGCAGGTCGAGCAGCGGGTGCTGCGGCTTGAAGCTGTAGATGACGAACGACACCACCAGCGCGGCGCCGA
This is a stretch of genomic DNA from Micromonospora sp. WMMD1082. It encodes these proteins:
- a CDS encoding ATP-binding cassette domain-containing protein encodes the protein MSRSTGLAIEAEGLTRSFGETRALAGIDLQVPAGAVYGLLGPNGAGKTTAVRVLATLLRPDGGRARVFGHDVVAEADAVRARVSLTGQYASVDEDLTGSENLILLGRLLGLRRPAAQQRAEQLLGAFGLTDAAGRQVKKYSGGMRRRIDIAASILNTPDLLFLDEPTTGLDPRSRNQVWEIIRAVVAHGTTVLLTTQYLDEADRLASRIAVVDHGRVIAEGTPGELKSSVGSGTVHLRLRDPAQRPEAERVLHAVLDVPVQLEADPVAMTARVGGDGSDLDASAGAARALGELSRAGIVVDDFSLGQPSLDEVFLALTDHPAVPAEDERDDELEVAR
- a CDS encoding aldo/keto reductase — its product is MRYRTIGTDPRTRREVSVLSLGAMLFGTKTDEATSYAILDRFVEAGGTFIDTSDNYAFWMNGGQGGESEELLGRWRRSRGIGDEIVIATKLGARPLAPGTSYLDNPEGLSAAVIRESAERSRQRLGVGKLDLLYAHIEDHRVPVRETVEGFAELVAEGTVGLLGASNHRTWRVERARALAAAAGLPGYEVLQYHRSYLPRRLDGPTDLDADGDVGAVGGELIGYLRAEPGLTLVSYGSLLWGAYSRADRPLGPEYDLPSAPVRLAALREVAQQTGATVNQVVLSWLIDGDVPTIPLVGASSVAQLEESLAAVDLKLTPEQRHRLDTAW
- a CDS encoding ABC transporter permease; this translates as MSSDTATSTGRAPTVYVPSTEALGTVLAPGARPPRPSPLSASLTFSWRALLKIKHVPEQLFDVTAFPIIMVLMFTYLFGGALADSPRDYLQFFLPGIMVTSVVMITMYTGVGLNTDIEKGVFDRFRTLPVWRPAALVGMIVGDVLRYVLAAVVILTVGLVLGFRPDGGVIGVLAGIGLLVVFSFAFSWVWTFFGLVLRSEKSVMGVSMMVLFPLTFLSNVFVDPSTMPGWLQAFVKANPITHLVSSVRAAMAGTTDASAMMWMLLWSAAFIVIFGTLTMYRYNRR
- a CDS encoding DHA2 family efflux MFS transporter permease subunit; translated protein: MTQQSVAAPQPVPTSDKLDAAVLKVAGVVVLGAIMSILDVTVVSVALPTFQSEFDASYARVAWTMTGYTLALATVIPLSGWAADRFGTKRLYMMALALFTIGSGLCATADTIGELITYRVLQGLGGGMLMPIGMAIMTRAAGPNRIGRLMAVLGIPMLLGPIGGPILGGWLIDVASWHWIFLINLPIGVLALAYAQWALPKDNPQPSESFDFLGMLMLSPGLALFLYGVSTLPEAGTFADAKVWVPMLIGAALVVSFVIYSFKPQHPLLDLRLFRNRRLTIAAVTLFVFIIAFMGAGLLFPSYFLQVRGESTLHAGLLMAPQGIGAMVTMPIAGMLADKVPVGRTVPFALALIVAGFFTFTQLDADTSYVLLCGSLFVMGLGMGGTMMPIMTSALKTLTGHEVARGSTLVNILQQIGGSVGAAVMSVILTNELNGSRPIPGLAGPNGEPVTEAGLAIAAQQRPELAQQLPDPSIIERGLDFAANSFATTFWVAFALVAATFIPAAFLPRRRERSHLLDDQPGDQPSTPVVVH
- a CDS encoding AAA family ATPase, translated to MKARSGGVMIGRDHPAGLLRAEVDRAAGSHGGLVLVAGEPGIGKTTLVTDAADEARRQGALVLGAACWDSASAPGYWPWTQVLRGLRRSSGDWAVARESAEPALALLLGDTYPSGATSGPGILRSAAAPGGGPPIPAGPGVLGPAAVPGGETPTPAGGGRLMVAGAGGLTPAGDGMFTSAVLHGEGDAAEQEAFALYDAVTTALVTVSQHRPVMVILDDLHWADAASVRLLQFAAQHTWFERLLLVGTYRDAEVEAGDHPLRPLLMSLVAKATTISLTGLARDEVGALMTRTAGRMPDPDCVDDVHRRTGGNPFFVEQTARLWHADGTLTAIPPGVREVVRRRLDHLPAVVVDALTVAAVLGGEFHGEVLAASAGLPPARVGELLDVAVTARLLLAVGGGRYSFAHDLVRETLYDGLADDDRKARHAAVVRAVDEHVALDRLLIPADLARHAWLAGAHLDAARSTELLVTAARDASCRLALEESTVHLRRALAVVRDDTQRVKIMMDLADRLSHGGDGEEARRLLADTAALALTIDDPALLARFALRVHRHCQINAALAVDTDALVREAYRRLIGEPDDIAPVSTLEAGLIAATEALARRIDDDEALTFALWARHDAIWGLGTAADRAALTREIRDLARRTGDRETELWSTSLRWVALLELGDPRYLDELTAFVTEGRQTERPRHRMATAIDGGITSAFRGDFAGAEASYAELGDLAEWEHADHAFLGHHLRWSLLLLRGRFDEIDALLDGLAGGDYPHLELLRAITAAERGDHRSAARITARLEASGTGRGGSISPLWLRLRAQATVADPSRCAEARQALRPYRGQWLVSLFGCDVSGPVDHWLAVIDAAEQRWDDAVAGFSAARANADRMGARPWSLIARVALADALTGRGGPGDAASAAALRAAAEPEARDLGMPQLLTRLADATSGGGASAPGGGTSGGGAATPGGGASGGAVPGDGASDGAMSGGAVPGGGRADGVPGGPTPAGSAPAESMLAGSVRAGSVRAGSAGDGDGSGRVYEFRRDGAVWRLTYDGTTTHLPDAKGLHDLRLLLGRPGIDVPAVELLDPAAGPELVAARRMGGDQVLDDEAKSRYRRRLEQLDDEIDRAAGRGDQVKMAALDAERQALIDQLRTAAGLAGRTRRLGDEAERARKTVTARIRDTLRRLDERHPPLAAHLRDTVSTGVSCRYLPQNPHPWLL